One Microplitis mediator isolate UGA2020A chromosome 3, iyMicMedi2.1, whole genome shotgun sequence DNA segment encodes these proteins:
- the LOC130665525 gene encoding eukaryotic translation initiation factor 3 subunit G-like: MPVAYDVKSSWADEVEEEGDVLPSPSEQYLNGMKILTEYKLNEDNKKVKVVRHYKIKKSIVSKDIAKRKNLPKFGDSANDRPGPNPATTVGAEDVFMQFISSKEEENKMEEDSLDKLKSMGDKGIVKCRNCSGEHWTSKCPYKDTVLAGGKVPDDKTPAGPPGVSGSSAEPGKTGSKYVPPSMRDGGNKRGDSMQMPRRDDTTAIRISNLSESTNEADLEELVKPFGIVQKLYLAKDRQTNLCKGFAYVHFKFRSEAARAISHLNGYGYDHLILSVDWSKPPEKSN; the protein is encoded by the coding sequence ATGCCAGTAGCGTATGACGTTAAGTCCAGTTGGGCTGATGAAGTTGAAGAAGAAGGAGATGTATTGCCTTCACCATCAGAacaatatttaaatggaaTGAAAATTCTTactgaatataaattaaatgaagacaataaaaaagttaaagttgttcgtcattataaaattaaaaaaagtatcgtATCAAAAGACAttgcaaaaagaaaaaatttgccaAAATTTGGTGATTCAGCAAACGATAGACCTGGTCCTAATCCTGCTACAACAGTTGGCGCTGAAGATGTGTTCATGcaatttatttcttcaaaagaaGAAGAGAATAAAATGGAAGAAGATTCATTGGATAAATTGAAGAGTATGGGAGACAAGGGTATCGTTAAATGTAGAAATTGTTCTGGAGAACATTGGACTTCAAAGTGTCCATACAAAGATACTGTACTTGCTGGTGGTAAAGTTCCAGATGATAAAACACCAGCAGGACCACCTGGAGTGTCAGGTTCTTCAGCAGAACCTGGTAAAACTGGTAGCAAATACGTACCACCCAGTATGCGAGACGGTGGTAATAAACGTGGTGACAGCATGCAGATGCCACGACGCGACGACACAACAGCAATTCGTATTTCAAATCTTTCTGAAAGTACTAATGAAGCGGATCTTGAAGAACTCGTTAAACCCTTTGGTATCGTTCAGAAATTGTATCTTGCTAAGGATCGGCAAACAAATCTCTGCAAAGGTTTCGCCTATGTTCACTTTAAATTCAGATCAGAAGCTGCC